Genomic segment of Mycolicibacterium psychrotolerans:
CGGGAGAAGTGTTCCGAGCCGTGGATCTGCAGCTCGCGGTCGAGCGCCAGCGCGGTACCGGGCGCGTTGGTGCCGGCGCCGCGTTCACTCCAGTCGGCGCCGGGCACGAAGTTCATCGCCTCGGCTTTGCGGCACGCCGTGGGATCGCCTTCGACCCACAGAAGCGTGCCGTCGGCGGCGCTGACGGCCACCACCACACCGGAGTCGACCGCGTCGTTGACCAGCAGCCGGCGGATGACGGGCAGAGCGGGCGCGAGCGGGTGGGTGTCGCGCAGCCGGGCGATCGCGGTGACGGCTTCGGCGGGCCGGGCGCCGTGGAAGTCGGGATCGACGCCGACGGCCAGGCTGCGCTCCCAGCTCTGCGCGACGACCGGGCGCAGCGACGAGTTGAGGTAGTCGGCGTCGACCTCGCCGGCGATGAACCGTTCGTGCACCGTACGCAGCGCCGACGGAGACGGGCGGGTTGTCGCCCGTCCGTTCGTCGTCTTCGCAGTTGCCACGCGGCGTTCCTCAGTGTCCGCCATCACACCCGCTGCCAGCCTAGCCCAGCTGGGCGGCCCACAGTGGCGGACAGTACTGTGCGACCCCCGATCGGCTCCCCTCCTCTCGGGGGCCGCACAGACTGCGGCGGGGTGCTCAGGCGCCCCAGGCGTTGGCGGCCGTGCGGTCGGTGGCGGCGACGTCGTCGGCGCCGTCGCGGACCGCATTGCCGAGGCTGAACAGGATGTCGTTGAGCGCCGCGGCGGATCGCTCCCAGCGGTCCTGCTCGACGCGGTAGGCATCGGCCGCATCGCGCGTCCAGGTCTGCTGCAGCGGGGCGATCTGCGTCCGCAGGTCGTCGAGAGCGGCGTTGAATCGCGCCGACGTGAGGTGGATCTGCCGGCGGATGGTGTGTTCGATCTCGGCGAAGTCGTACGACAGCATCGGATCCATGTCTGGTCCTCCTCTAGAGATGGGCGGCCACGGAACCGATGGCCTGGGAATGGCCGTCGGTGGATTCGCGCAGGACACGCTCGTTGTCCCGGATGGTCTCGGAGATGCGCTGCAGGGCGGCGTGCAGCCGCAGCGACTCGGCGTTCCACCGCTCCACCACGTCGCGGAACCGGGCGGCGGCGACCCCACCCCACACCGATGCCGGCACGCTGCTCATCTCCGCGATGAACGACTGCAGCATCGACCGGATCTCTTCGTTACGGGCGTCGGTCCGGCCCGCCACCGCCGACATCAGGTCGAAGTCGGTGGTGAGAGCGGCACCCGAGGGTCCTGACGGGATCGGCATCGCTGATCCTTCCGTTCTGACTGGTATCTGATCTTTTGTCTGTACAGAGTTGGACGCACCGGCCTCCCTTTCGGTTCCCTTGTCCCCGATCGAGTTTCAGCCGACCGCACGGGCACTGCGCACCGCGCGGACGCATTCCTCGCCGGGACCGCCCGCGGGTCGTCCTTCGGCCTGACAACCCACGGCGATCCGCACGTCGCCGTCGACGACCACCGCCCAGTCGGTCTGGCTGCCGGCCCGCAGTTCGCGGTAGGTCACTGCCGGGCGGTCGCCCACCGTCGCATCGGCCCGGAAGTCCGCGAACACCCCGTTCGGCGCGAATTCGATTGCCGAGCGCAGAGATTCAGCGACGTCGGACAATGACGCGGGACCTGAGGTGACCGACTGCGTCAGGTGCAGCGCCGGGGTTCCGCCGGGCGCCGACACCTGTACCCGCGCCGAGCCCGGTCCCGCCGTGATGCGGTGGACGGTCCACCCTGCCGGCACGTCCATCGCCACTCGACCCTCGGTCAACAGCACCCACTGCGCGGGTGCCGGGTACCGCGCCCACCACGGAGCCGTCCCCGCCAGCGCGAGCGCACAGCCGCCGAGCACGGCCGCCGTCTGCAACCCGGTCCTTCCGCGGCGCTTGAGCGGAGCCGTCGCCGCCGCAACGGCGCGCACGACGTGCCGCCTGCCGCTGCGCTCACACGGCCGACCCGACGGGGGCACGACGCCTGGGGGCACATCCACAAGCGCGGGACCGAGGCCGTCCAGAGTGTCTGGCACGGAGACCTTTTCGCGATCCAGGATGCGCACCGGGGCGTCAGGGGTCTGGATCACCACGATGTCGTCGGCGAGTTCGACCACGGCCATGCCGTGCGCCGAGGCGAGGATCGCCGCCCGGCGAAACACGACGACGTCGGAGGTGAACTCCTGCGCCGCGGCGGTGACGATCGCCGCCGCGGAAGCCGGCCACCAGGTCGGCAGCACCAGCGCCAGCGTGTGCGGCCGCGCACCGGACGCGGCGGCCAGCACGTCGCGCCACAGGACCGCGACCTCGACGAGGCGGCCGTCCACGACCGTCAGGCGATCAGCCAGGCAACCGATCGCCTGCTCGACCCATTCGGCCGGCGCGACCTCGGGTCCCCGCACCGTCGCCGGTCCCACCTCGACGACGACGGGCGTCACGGCGGGTCGAGCCAACCGACCTGGATCAGCTCATCGGGTCGACCGCGCACGGCGAGCGTGCCGCGGCCCGGGGGCAGCGGTCCGGGGCGCGTCGCACCGAGTTGGACTCCGTCGTCCGGCGCGGCGCTCATCATCAGCCCCGAGCACCCCATGTCGCGCATGCGGGCGAGCACCGGGTCGAACATCGCGCGTGCCGCCCCGCCGGAGCGCCGCGCCACGACGACATGCAGGCCGAGATCCTTGGCGTGCGGCAGGAAGTCGGCCAGCGGGGTCAGCGGGTTGCCTGTGGCCCCGGCGACGAGGTCGTAGTCGTCGACGACGACGAACACCTCGGGACCGCTCCACCAGGAGCGGTCCCGCAACTGGCGCTGCGTGACGTGTTCGTCGGGCATGCGGTCGGTCAGGCGGGCGGTCAGCGCCGCCAGGCGGGCGGTGAGCGCCACCGGAGACGCCGAATAGCCGGCCAGGTGGCCGGTTTCGACGAGACCGAGCAGGGTGCGCCGGTAGTCGACGATCTCCAGGGACACCTCCTCCTCACCGTGGGCGCGCACCAGTTCGGTGCAGAGCGTGCGCAGCAGCGCCGATTTGCCGCACTCCCCTTCGCCCAGGATCAGCAGGTGCGGGTGCTCGGCGAAGTCGAGGGTGACAGCACACAGATCGCGTTCCCCGATGCCGACGACCACCTGCCCGCGCCGCCGCGGGCCGTGCTCGATCGTGTCGTGGCGGACCGTGGCCGGCAGGAGTTCGACGCGCGGCGCGACGAACCCGTCGGGATGCCGGCGGACCGCGGCGGCGAACGGGCGGGCGATCACCATCTCGCGGCCGTCACGGGTGAGGCCGCGCCCGGGCGGTGCGGTGGCCAGGTCGCGGGCACGCCGCCGGTCCATCTCGGATTCGGCGGCCTCGCCGAGGCGTAACTCGATGCGCGTGCCGATCTGATCCTTGAGCGCGGGCCGCAGGTCGGCCCACCGCGACGCGGCGAGCATGACGTGCACACCGTAGGACAGGCCCCGGGCGGCGAGCGCGGTGATCGCCGTCTCGAGGGTGCCGAAATCCTGCCGGACCGTCGACCATCCGTCGACGACGAGGAAGACGTCTGCGGGCCGATCGGTGGGCTCGCGGCCCACGCGCCCCTCGGACTCTCGAGTGCTCAGCACCGTTTCGACGTGAGCCACCGTGCGCCTGCACAGATCTGGGTCCCGCCGGCCGGCGACGCACCCGACCTGCGGGAGGTCGGCCAGCGTGCGCAGCGTGCCGCCGCCGAAGTCCAGGCAGTAGAACTGGACTGCCCGGGCGTCGTGGCAGGCCGCAAGCGCCGACACCAGCGTGTGCAACGCGGTGGACTTGCCCGACTGCGGCGCGCCGATGACCGCGACGTTGCCCGCGGCGCCCGAAAGGTCGACCATCAGTGGCTCGTACCGCTGCTCGAAGGGGCAGTCGACGACACCGATCGGCACCCGCAGGCTGCCGGCGGGTGAGCCGCGCAGCAGGTCGTCGAGCGCCGGGGAGTGCGACAGCGGCGGCAGCCACACGCGGTGGGCCGCGCGGCCCCGCCCGGCCAGCCGGGTCAACACGGTGTCGAGCAACGGCCTGGAGGCGGCAGCCCGTACGGGCCCTTCGACCTCGGCGGCGTAGCTGAAGCGTTGCGCCACAACGGCACTGGACCCCGCGGCATCGCTGACGGTGTACCGCCCTGAGACGAACGCGGTCTGGAACCGGGTGACCTGCTCGGAGGCGGTCTTCAGGTACGCGGCCCCGGGCTGTGCGGGAAGGTGGTAGGCGTCGGGTACCCCGAGCACGGCGCGGGAGTCGGCGGCCGAGAACGTCTTCAAGCAGATGCGGTAGGACAGGTGAGCCTCCAGCCCGCGCAGTCTGCCCTCGTCGAGGCGCTGGCTGGCGAGCAGCAGGTGCACACCCAGTGACCGGCCGAGGCGGCCGACCGCGACGAACAGGTCGGCGAAGTCGGGGTGGCGGCTGAGCAGTTCGGAGAACTCGTCGACGACGATGAACAGCGAGGGCAGCGGCGCCAGCCGGCCGTCGTGCACCCGAATACGTTGATAGTCGGCGATGTTCGCGAGGTTGCCGGCCGCCCGCAGCACCTCCTGCCTGCGGTTGATCTCACCGGAGAGCGCGTCGTGCATCCGTGCCACCAACGGCGCCTCGTCGGCGAGGTTGGTGATCACCGCCGACACGTGCCGGGCCTGGTCGAGACCGAGAAATGTCGCGCCTCCTTTGAAGTCGACCAGAACCAGGTTCAGCACATCGGGTGAGTGGGTGGTGATCATGCCCAGCACCAGCGTGCGCAGGAACTCCGACTTGCCCGATCCGGTGGCGCCGACGCACAGCCCGTGCGGACCCATCCCGCCGACGGCTGCCTCCTTGATGTCGAGTTCGACCACGCCGCCGTCGTCGGACACGCCGATCGGCACCCGCAGTGCCGCCTGTCCGGTGCACGCCGCCCACATCGCCTCGGGGTCCAAACCCTCGGGATCGTCGAACGCCATCAGCGACAGCCAGTCCGCCTTGCCGCGCCGCGGGGTGCCGGCCTGCGGGGATCTGCCGGCGATGCGACGGGCACACGCCTCCGCCTCAGCCAGGGAAAGCATGTCAGGTCCGGCGTCGATCGCCATGCCGTCGGCCTCCACCGTCACCGCCGACTGCGGGCCTGCGGAGCGAACCGCGAGCACGGTGATCCCCTCTCGCTGCGCGGATGGTTCGGCACCGTCGGCGATGATCAGCCGGTGCCGCGGCGCGCCGGCAGTCCGGCTGTGGGGCAACCACTTCACCCAGTCCCACTCGGTGCCGGCACTGCCGGTCGAGGACACCGCGATGCCGAGTGTGTCCGGCGGGTGGGCAACAGCGGCCTGGCACACCATCGCCCGCGCCACCGCGCGGCTGATCCCGGGATCCCCGGTCACCGACAACGTGCGCACCGTTGACAGCGATACCAGCACGGGCACGTCGGCGACCACCGTCCGGTCCTGCAGGAGGCGGCGCACGGCGCCGGCGGTGACCGGGTCCTCGTCAGGCCCGAGTCCGGGCGCGGTGAGCGTCGTCGCCGCGGGCGCGCTACCGACACCCACACGGACCGCCAAGCATTCGGGATGGCGCTCGTCACGGCGCCACATCCGGCCCGAGCCGGCGATGGTCCACAGTGCCGCGGGATCAGGATGGTGACGGTACAGCCACGCGTGCTGATCGACCGCGGACGCCGCCAGCACGCCGTCGACGGTGTCGAGATAGCGCAGATATTCGGCACGGGCCGCGTTGATCTCGGCGGAGCGCCCCGCACCTCGGCCGCTGTGGACGAGCATGCCGACCACGGACACCAGCATCATCAGCGGCAGGACCAGCATCATGGGGCTGCGGGCATTCGAGCCGGCCGACCTGAGGTACAGCGCGCTCATGCCGACCATCGCGGCGATCATCGCTATCGGCATCAGCCGCGCCAGCGGGCTGACAGCGGTGGCATCTGGTAGCGGCGGCGGCGCCTCCAGAGCGATCCGGCCGCCCGGCGGATGCTCGGGTTCCATGCATGTGTAGACGCACCAGCAGCTCGACCGGTTCCGTCCCGTTCGGCACGATCTTCGTGCGTCACACCCCCTGAGGGTCGAGTTACGTTGCCTGAGTGACCGATACGGTGTGCCGGGTGTCCGTTCACGCGCCTGCGCGACAGACGACCGCCGACGTCGCGTTACCGACGGGCTGCCCGGTCGGCGTGCTGCTGCCGTCGATCGTCGACATCGTGCTCGGCGCGACGGATGCGCCGGCGGAACCGACCCGGTGGTTCCTGACCCGCCCCGGCGGCGTGCCGCTCGACCTGTCGGTAACGCTGCGGGACAACGCTGTTCGCGACGGCGATCTGATCCTGCTGACCGTGGCGCCGCCGCCTCCGCCCCGGATCGCGCTCGGCGATCCGGCCGGTGTCGTGAGCGCGGCCGTCCGTGGTCCCGCCCCGCGCGGGACGGGACCGGCCGCCGCGGTGGGGCTCGTCGTGATCGTGGTGCTCGCGGCGGCGCTGATCTGGGCGGGCCGAGTGGGTGGTCAGCAGCCGGCGCTGTGGGTGGCGGCGGCACTGTCCGCGGCGAGCGCCGTGACGGCGGCGATCGAGTGGGCACCGCGGCCATTGGGCACCGTGCTGTCCCTCGGCGCCGTCCTCCATGCGGCGGTGACGGGCGCACTGTCGGGTGCGGGCGCGACGTGGCCGACGGCGGGGCTCCTCGCGGCGGGCGCGGCGCTGCTGATGGCAGTGACGTTGGCGCGTCTGGGAACCGGCGCGGTGACCGCGATGAGCGGATGTGCGGCAACCGCCGGTGCGGTCGCGGCGGCCGCAGGCGTGCAGGTGGTCGCCGCGCCGGGCGTCGGGGCCACCGGCGCGCTGCTGACCGTGCTGTCGCTTGCCCTGCTGTCGGCTGCGCCGACGCTGACGGTCGTGACCGCGGAACTGGGGCCGACGCGGCACACCGTCGGCGCCGGGCGCGCGCTGACGGCTCACCGCATCCTGACCGGATTATTGGCCGGCTGGGCGGGCACCGCCGTCGCGGGTGCCGTCCTGGTCGCCGCGGACGCGGCGGTGGCGCGGGCGCTCGCTGCCACGTTCTCGGCCGTCGTCGCCGCGCTTCTCCTGCTGCGGCAGCGCGTGCACGCCGATGCGGTACGTCGAACCACGCTGTCGGGAACAGGATTCGCGGCCCTGCTGGTGACCGTGTGGGTGACCGTGACCGCGGCCCCGCACTGGGCGCCGTGGTGGTGCGCCGCCGTCGCCGCGGGCGGCGCGGCCGCCCTGCGCGGGTGGCTGCGCGAATCGCCACCGAATCCGCTGTCGCGCTGGACGATTCATCTCGCCGAATACGCCTCTCTGGCGGCCGTGGTGCCGCTGGGCGCCTGGGTCGCGGGCGTCTATGACGCGGTCCGGGCGATGAACCTGCCGTGACCCGCCTCGGTCGACTGCTCGCGGTGACGGCGCTGACGGCCGCCCTCACCCCGGCGCCGCAGGCGCACGCGGCGGTCACACCGCCGCCGATCGACGAGACCCGGCTTCCCGCAGCGGGGCCGGCCCGACCGCCACGGCCCACCGAGCAACGCGAGGACTGCGTGGCCACCCGCGCGCCCACCGGCCGGGGACGCATCCTCGACGACCTGCCGACCGTGTGGGCGCTCACCCGCGGCGCCGGGCAGACCGTCGCGGTCATCGACACCGGCGTGGCCCGCCATCGCCGCCTCCCCCGCCTGGTGCCCGGAGGCGACTTCGTCGCCGCGGCCGACGGGTCCGCCGACTGCGACGGACACGGCACGATCGTCGCCGGCATCATCGCCGCGGCTCCCGATCCGGCGGACCCGCACGCGTTCGGCGGGATCGCTCCCGAGGTGTCACTGCTCTCGATCCGGCAGTCCAGCAACAAGTTCCGTTACACCGACGACGCCGGCCCCGGGGTCGGCGACGTCGATACACTCGCCGCAGCTGTCCGGCTCGCCGCCGACCTCGGCGCCACCGTGATCAACATCTCGTCGGTGGCGTGCCTGTCCGCCGACGGCGGACTCGACGATCGGGCGCTCGGCGCGGCGCTGGCCTACGCCGTGGACGTCACCAACACCGTCGTGGTCAGCGCGGCGGGCAACGTCGGCGCCGCGGGCCAGTGCCCCGGCCAGAACTTCCGGGATGCCGCAGGCAGGGACGCCGTCTCGGTGGTCGCCAGCCCCGCGTGGTACGACGACTACGTGCTGACCGTCGGTTCCGCTGCCGCCGACGGGTCGGCGTCCGACTTCAGCCTCGCCGGACCGTGGGTCGACGTCGCTGCGCCCGGCGAGAACGTCGTGTCGCTCGCGCCGGCGGGTGACGGACTGGTCGACTCCTCACCGTCGGGAAACGCGCTGTCGGGCACCAGCTATGCCGCCCCGATGGTCGCCGGGGTCGCGGCGCTGGTCCGCACGCGCCACCCGGAATTGACGGCGCGTCAGGTCATGGCGCGCATCGAGGACACCGCTCGGCACCCCGCCTCCGGGTGGGAACCTGCGGTGGGCCACGGTGTCGTCGACGTGCTCGCCGCAGTCGGCGACCTGACCCCGGGCTCCCCGCCGCGGGCCGCGACCTCGCTGTCGGACAGTCCCGGCGAGACCCGGCCGACCGCAGCCGCGGCACCGGTCAGGGGCGTCCTGCTCTGCGCGGGTCTGGTCGGCGGGGTGGCGGTGCTGTGCGCGGCACTGCGCCGGTCACGGCCGCGCGGCGACGACGTCTCTGCGGGTTGACGCGGCCCGGGTGCTGAGGTCGGGCCCGCGCGGCAGCACCGCGAGAACGGGCCATGGAGCCCGCGCCGCGGGCAGTGGCAGCCCCAGCCGCGCGGCGGTGTCGGTGTTCTCGAGGCCGAACAGCACGCCCGCATCGGTCAGCAGGAACAACGGTCCCACGCTGTCCGGACCACTTCCGAGCGCCACCGACTGGACGAACGCGCCGCGGCCCCTCGGCACGGCGACCGCGTCGACGGCCGGGCCGGGGCCGTCGGCCTGAGCCAGGGTGACCGCTTCGTCGCGCACCGGAACCGTGTCGCCGACCAGAACAGTTGTGTGTGAAGCGGGTTCGCCAGGTGCCGGTTGCCATCGAGCGCACACCGCCGATGCTCGGCTGACACCGGCACGGTCGGGATACGTGCCGACCGGCAG
This window contains:
- a CDS encoding WXG100 family type VII secretion target; this translates as MPIPSGPSGAALTTDFDLMSAVAGRTDARNEEIRSMLQSFIAEMSSVPASVWGGVAAARFRDVVERWNAESLRLHAALQRISETIRDNERVLRESTDGHSQAIGSVAAHL
- the eccCa gene encoding type VII secretion protein EccCa is translated as MEPEHPPGGRIALEAPPPLPDATAVSPLARLMPIAMIAAMVGMSALYLRSAGSNARSPMMLVLPLMMLVSVVGMLVHSGRGAGRSAEINAARAEYLRYLDTVDGVLAASAVDQHAWLYRHHPDPAALWTIAGSGRMWRRDERHPECLAVRVGVGSAPAATTLTAPGLGPDEDPVTAGAVRRLLQDRTVVADVPVLVSLSTVRTLSVTGDPGISRAVARAMVCQAAVAHPPDTLGIAVSSTGSAGTEWDWVKWLPHSRTAGAPRHRLIIADGAEPSAQREGITVLAVRSAGPQSAVTVEADGMAIDAGPDMLSLAEAEACARRIAGRSPQAGTPRRGKADWLSLMAFDDPEGLDPEAMWAACTGQAALRVPIGVSDDGGVVELDIKEAAVGGMGPHGLCVGATGSGKSEFLRTLVLGMITTHSPDVLNLVLVDFKGGATFLGLDQARHVSAVITNLADEAPLVARMHDALSGEINRRQEVLRAAGNLANIADYQRIRVHDGRLAPLPSLFIVVDEFSELLSRHPDFADLFVAVGRLGRSLGVHLLLASQRLDEGRLRGLEAHLSYRICLKTFSAADSRAVLGVPDAYHLPAQPGAAYLKTASEQVTRFQTAFVSGRYTVSDAAGSSAVVAQRFSYAAEVEGPVRAAASRPLLDTVLTRLAGRGRAAHRVWLPPLSHSPALDDLLRGSPAGSLRVPIGVVDCPFEQRYEPLMVDLSGAAGNVAVIGAPQSGKSTALHTLVSALAACHDARAVQFYCLDFGGGTLRTLADLPQVGCVAGRRDPDLCRRTVAHVETVLSTRESEGRVGREPTDRPADVFLVVDGWSTVRQDFGTLETAITALAARGLSYGVHVMLAASRWADLRPALKDQIGTRIELRLGEAAESEMDRRRARDLATAPPGRGLTRDGREMVIARPFAAAVRRHPDGFVAPRVELLPATVRHDTIEHGPRRRGQVVVGIGERDLCAVTLDFAEHPHLLILGEGECGKSALLRTLCTELVRAHGEEEVSLEIVDYRRTLLGLVETGHLAGYSASPVALTARLAALTARLTDRMPDEHVTQRQLRDRSWWSGPEVFVVVDDYDLVAGATGNPLTPLADFLPHAKDLGLHVVVARRSGGAARAMFDPVLARMRDMGCSGLMMSAAPDDGVQLGATRPGPLPPGRGTLAVRGRPDELIQVGWLDPP
- the eccD gene encoding type VII secretion integral membrane protein EccD, whose translation is MTDTVCRVSVHAPARQTTADVALPTGCPVGVLLPSIVDIVLGATDAPAEPTRWFLTRPGGVPLDLSVTLRDNAVRDGDLILLTVAPPPPPRIALGDPAGVVSAAVRGPAPRGTGPAAAVGLVVIVVLAAALIWAGRVGGQQPALWVAAALSAASAVTAAIEWAPRPLGTVLSLGAVLHAAVTGALSGAGATWPTAGLLAAGAALLMAVTLARLGTGAVTAMSGCAATAGAVAAAAGVQVVAAPGVGATGALLTVLSLALLSAAPTLTVVTAELGPTRHTVGAGRALTAHRILTGLLAGWAGTAVAGAVLVAADAAVARALAATFSAVVAALLLLRQRVHADAVRRTTLSGTGFAALLVTVWVTVTAAPHWAPWWCAAVAAGGAAALRGWLRESPPNPLSRWTIHLAEYASLAAVVPLGAWVAGVYDAVRAMNLP
- a CDS encoding WXG100 family type VII secretion target, with amino-acid sequence MDPMLSYDFAEIEHTIRRQIHLTSARFNAALDDLRTQIAPLQQTWTRDAADAYRVEQDRWERSAAALNDILFSLGNAVRDGADDVAATDRTAANAWGA
- the mycP gene encoding type VII secretion-associated serine protease mycosin, which translates into the protein MTRLGRLLAVTALTAALTPAPQAHAAVTPPPIDETRLPAAGPARPPRPTEQREDCVATRAPTGRGRILDDLPTVWALTRGAGQTVAVIDTGVARHRRLPRLVPGGDFVAAADGSADCDGHGTIVAGIIAAAPDPADPHAFGGIAPEVSLLSIRQSSNKFRYTDDAGPGVGDVDTLAAAVRLAADLGATVINISSVACLSADGGLDDRALGAALAYAVDVTNTVVVSAAGNVGAAGQCPGQNFRDAAGRDAVSVVASPAWYDDYVLTVGSAAADGSASDFSLAGPWVDVAAPGENVVSLAPAGDGLVDSSPSGNALSGTSYAAPMVAGVAALVRTRHPELTARQVMARIEDTARHPASGWEPAVGHGVVDVLAAVGDLTPGSPPRAATSLSDSPGETRPTAAAAPVRGVLLCAGLVGGVAVLCAALRRSRPRGDDVSAG
- a CDS encoding type VII secretion-associated protein, with amino-acid sequence MARPAVTPVVVEVGPATVRGPEVAPAEWVEQAIGCLADRLTVVDGRLVEVAVLWRDVLAAASGARPHTLALVLPTWWPASAAAIVTAAAQEFTSDVVVFRRAAILASAHGMAVVELADDIVVIQTPDAPVRILDREKVSVPDTLDGLGPALVDVPPGVVPPSGRPCERSGRRHVVRAVAAATAPLKRRGRTGLQTAAVLGGCALALAGTAPWWARYPAPAQWVLLTEGRVAMDVPAGWTVHRITAGPGSARVQVSAPGGTPALHLTQSVTSGPASLSDVAESLRSAIEFAPNGVFADFRADATVGDRPAVTYRELRAGSQTDWAVVVDGDVRIAVGCQAEGRPAGGPGEECVRAVRSARAVG